One window of Streptomyces sp. FIT100 genomic DNA carries:
- a CDS encoding DUF4236 domain-containing protein, whose product MSIYYHKRITIIPKLLHLNIGTHGWSMSLGTRRAHVTQDSSGRRRASVRLPGGVSWSRSLDRRSRRR is encoded by the coding sequence ATGTCGATCTATTACCACAAGCGAATCACGATCATCCCGAAGCTGCTGCATCTGAACATCGGTACGCACGGCTGGTCCATGAGCCTCGGTACGCGCCGTGCCCATGTCACCCAGGACAGCTCGGGCCGCCGGCGCGCGTCGGTGCGGCTGCCCGGCGGCGTCAGCTGGAGCCGGAGTCTGGACCGGCGCTCTCGTCGGCGCTGA
- a CDS encoding nuclear transport factor 2 family protein yields MPDTPTVVPTVAAAVEAAVEAAVEGELRLLDPAVRAEPALIGELLHPEFLEFGASGRRWTREAIIDALTTEDDGLPITASEMKGTLLAPELVHLTFDTECNGRRAHRSSLWRRTGDGWRLWFHQGTPFSADESAGPDSGSS; encoded by the coding sequence ATGCCTGACACCCCCACCGTCGTCCCCACCGTCGCCGCTGCCGTCGAGGCCGCGGTCGAGGCCGCCGTCGAGGGGGAACTCCGCCTCCTCGACCCCGCCGTACGCGCCGAGCCCGCGCTCATCGGCGAGCTGCTGCACCCGGAGTTCCTGGAGTTCGGCGCGTCGGGGCGGCGCTGGACGCGGGAGGCGATCATCGATGCGCTCACGACGGAGGACGACGGCCTGCCGATCACCGCGTCGGAGATGAAGGGCACCCTGCTCGCCCCGGAGCTCGTGCATCTGACCTTCGACACCGAGTGCAACGGCCGCCGCGCCCACCGCAGTTCGTTGTGGCGGCGGACCGGCGACGGCTGGCGGCTCTGGTTCCACCAGGGCACTCCGTTCAGCGCCGACGAGAGCGCCGGTCCAGACTCCGGCTCCAGCTGA
- a CDS encoding phosphotransferase enzyme family protein: MDETRARSVLDAAGLPVPGAVRDAQLLALGENAVFGAGELVVKVGRSAELLERAERELAVAGWLEAAGVPAVRAAAPTARLVEGHPVTVWHRLPEPVRPAEPRDLAPLLRQVHALPAAPFALPRRELLGGVERWLRLAGDAIDPADAAYLRSRRDGFAAAAAALSPHLPPGPIHGDALPRNVHVGMDGPVLVDLETFSADLREHDLVVLALARDRYGVGGAAYDAFTAAYGWDVRDWEGCGVLRGARETASCAWVAQHAPSNPVALTEFRRRVASLREGDAAVRWYPF; encoded by the coding sequence ATGGACGAGACACGGGCGCGGTCGGTACTGGACGCTGCGGGACTGCCGGTGCCGGGCGCGGTGCGGGACGCTCAGCTGCTCGCCCTCGGGGAGAACGCGGTCTTCGGCGCCGGCGAGCTCGTCGTCAAGGTCGGCCGCAGCGCGGAGCTGCTGGAGCGGGCCGAGCGCGAACTGGCGGTGGCCGGCTGGCTGGAGGCGGCGGGCGTACCGGCGGTGCGGGCCGCGGCGCCCACGGCGCGGCTGGTCGAGGGACATCCGGTGACCGTGTGGCACCGGCTGCCGGAGCCGGTCCGGCCCGCGGAGCCCCGGGATCTGGCACCGCTGCTGCGGCAGGTGCACGCGCTGCCGGCGGCGCCGTTCGCGCTGCCGCGGCGGGAGCTGCTCGGGGGTGTCGAGCGCTGGCTGCGGCTGGCGGGCGACGCGATCGATCCGGCGGACGCGGCGTATCTGCGGTCGCGGCGGGACGGGTTCGCCGCGGCGGCGGCCGCGCTGAGTCCGCATCTGCCGCCGGGGCCGATCCACGGGGACGCGCTTCCGCGGAATGTCCACGTGGGTATGGACGGGCCGGTCCTGGTCGACCTGGAGACGTTCTCCGCGGACCTGCGCGAACACGACCTGGTGGTGCTGGCGCTGGCGCGGGACCGGTACGGGGTGGGCGGGGCGGCGTACGACGCGTTCACCGCGGCCTACGGGTGGGATGTACGGGACTGGGAGGGCTGCGGGGTGCTGCGGGGCGCGCGGGAGACGGCGAGCTGCGCGTGGGTGGCGCAGCATGCACCGTCCAACCCGGTCGCGCTGACGGAGTTCCGCCGCCGCGTGGCCTCGCTGCGCGAGGGCGACGCGGCAGTGCGCTGGTACCCGTTCTAG
- a CDS encoding ABC transporter substrate-binding protein — translation MKPRAWAAAGVALALLLPTGCSGDRTDGRTTGRVTLRFQSLAWQDESVAANKELVKEWNAAHPDIRVEYVQGSWDSVHDQLLTSFEGGEAPDIIHDASDDLADFAYGGYLADLRELLPERLAADIPARSWETTTFGEGVYGVPFLQEPRVLIADKKLLDASGVRIPTPGEPWSWEEFRGIAKELTARLGEGKYAVAWPFKDPVSATLNLGLSTGGQLFRRGADGRVRIEFTDADAIVPDTVHDQVNVDRSASRTALGGGGSDALPGFFGGKYAMVPLGFSYRQQIVQQAPEDFEWTVLPAPAGGEGLAQGVSPQTLSVAEDSPYKKEAVAFIDFLLQPRNMVRLAKGDWMLPTGTQALADPVLHTPENGWATGAALAEHLRSAPAQSVRGYPEWKDKVATPALQEYYSGGIDRAELEQRLVDDGNLVLARYQRQ, via the coding sequence ATGAAACCACGCGCCTGGGCCGCGGCCGGCGTCGCACTCGCCCTCCTGCTGCCGACCGGCTGCTCCGGTGACCGCACCGACGGCCGTACCACCGGGCGGGTCACACTCCGCTTCCAGTCCCTCGCCTGGCAGGACGAATCCGTCGCCGCCAACAAGGAGCTGGTGAAGGAGTGGAACGCCGCCCACCCCGACATCCGCGTCGAATACGTCCAGGGCAGCTGGGACAGCGTCCACGACCAGCTGCTCACCTCCTTCGAGGGCGGCGAGGCGCCCGACATCATCCATGACGCCTCCGACGACCTCGCCGACTTCGCCTACGGCGGCTATCTCGCCGATCTGCGCGAGCTGCTGCCGGAGCGGCTCGCCGCGGACATCCCCGCGCGGAGCTGGGAGACGACGACCTTCGGCGAGGGCGTCTACGGCGTCCCGTTCCTCCAGGAGCCGCGGGTACTCATCGCCGACAAGAAGCTCCTCGACGCCTCCGGGGTCCGCATCCCGACGCCCGGGGAGCCTTGGAGCTGGGAGGAGTTCCGCGGCATCGCCAAGGAGCTGACGGCGCGGCTCGGCGAGGGGAAGTACGCCGTCGCCTGGCCCTTCAAGGATCCGGTGTCGGCCACGCTCAACCTCGGGCTCTCGACGGGCGGGCAGTTGTTCCGGCGCGGTGCGGACGGGCGGGTGCGCATCGAGTTCACGGACGCCGACGCGATCGTCCCGGACACCGTCCACGACCAGGTCAACGTGGACCGGAGCGCGTCACGGACCGCGCTCGGCGGAGGCGGTTCCGACGCGCTGCCCGGCTTCTTCGGCGGAAAGTACGCGATGGTCCCGCTCGGCTTCTCGTACCGGCAGCAGATCGTGCAGCAGGCGCCCGAGGATTTCGAGTGGACGGTACTGCCCGCACCGGCCGGTGGCGAAGGGCTCGCGCAGGGCGTCAGCCCCCAGACCCTGTCGGTCGCCGAGGACAGCCCGTACAAGAAGGAGGCGGTCGCCTTCATCGACTTCCTCCTCCAGCCGCGGAACATGGTGCGGCTCGCCAAGGGCGACTGGATGCTCCCGACCGGCACGCAGGCGCTCGCCGACCCCGTCCTGCACACGCCCGAGAACGGATGGGCGACGGGTGCGGCGCTGGCGGAGCATCTGCGCTCGGCGCCCGCGCAGTCGGTGCGGGGCTATCCGGAGTGGAAGGACAAGGTGGCGACGCCCGCGCTCCAGGAGTACTACTCCGGCGGCATCGACCGCGCCGAGCTGGAGCAACGCCTGGTCGACGACGGGAATCTGGTGCTTGCCCGCTACCAGAGGCAGTGA
- a CDS encoding carbohydrate ABC transporter permease gives MAATATARSGRAVRHRDHGAHGAWFLVLPALIPILVLSVGPLLYGIALSFTDAQSGRTQATQWTGTLNFQDLLHDTLFWDSFRIGLLWAVGVTVPQFVLALGLALLLNQNLRFRWLARALAIIPWAMPEVVVGIMWRLVYHPDAGVLNETIRDLGLGDGRDWLTGLATALPAVIVVGIWSGMPQTTVALLAGLQNTPQELHEAAALDGAGAWRRFRTVTWPALRPVALAITALNLIWNFNSFALIYVLTSGGPGGRTRLPMLFAYEEAFRYGQFGYAAAMGCVMVAVVSVMLALYLVSRLRGGEPT, from the coding sequence TTGGCGGCGACCGCGACGGCGCGGTCAGGCAGAGCGGTGCGGCACCGGGACCACGGAGCCCACGGCGCCTGGTTCCTCGTGCTCCCCGCCCTCATCCCGATCCTCGTGCTGAGCGTCGGCCCGCTCCTCTACGGCATCGCGCTCTCGTTCACCGACGCCCAGTCCGGCAGGACCCAGGCCACCCAGTGGACGGGCACGCTCAACTTCCAGGACCTGCTTCACGACACGTTGTTCTGGGACTCGTTCCGGATCGGGCTGCTGTGGGCGGTCGGGGTCACCGTCCCGCAGTTCGTCCTCGCCCTCGGCCTGGCCCTCCTGCTCAACCAGAACCTCCGCTTCCGATGGCTGGCGCGGGCTCTCGCGATCATCCCCTGGGCGATGCCCGAGGTCGTCGTCGGCATCATGTGGCGCCTCGTCTACCACCCCGACGCGGGCGTCCTCAACGAGACCATCCGCGACCTCGGCCTCGGCGACGGGCGCGACTGGCTGACCGGACTCGCCACCGCCCTGCCCGCCGTGATCGTCGTCGGCATCTGGTCCGGAATGCCCCAGACCACGGTCGCCCTCCTCGCGGGCCTCCAGAACACCCCGCAGGAGCTGCACGAGGCCGCCGCCCTCGACGGCGCGGGCGCCTGGCGCCGGTTCCGCACCGTCACCTGGCCCGCTCTGCGGCCCGTGGCCCTCGCCATCACGGCGCTCAACTTGATCTGGAACTTCAATTCCTTCGCCCTGATCTACGTCCTGACCAGCGGCGGCCCCGGCGGGCGCACCCGGCTGCCGATGCTGTTCGCCTACGAAGAGGCGTTCCGCTACGGCCAGTTCGGCTATGCGGCGGCGATGGGCTGCGTCATGGTGGCGGTGGTCTCGGTGATGCTCGCGCTCTATCTGGTGAGCCGGCTGAGGGGCGGTGAACCGACATGA
- a CDS encoding carbohydrate ABC transporter permease — MTTRTGSTGSTGSTGSTGSTGSTGSTGSTGSTGSTGSTSGTGVSSGTGGSGGTPGVDRVRQVRQVRQVRQVRRVRRARRAARAGQYAALLAYLAFLCFPFLWLVSTAFKPPRELGSLHPTWIPEDPTLANFRQAFDEQPLLQAAANSLLIAVSAAVVAVVIATPMAYVMARHRTRLAKAATGWVVVSQAFPFVLLIIPLFLILKNLHLINTLTGLVMVYVVWSLPFALWMLTGYVRAVPAELEEAAAVDGAGKARTLVSVTAPLLAPGIVATAMFAFITAWNEFFFALVLLKTPEKQTLPVVLTHFIGAEGVADLGPLAAAAFLATLPSLVIFAVIQKRITGGMLAGAVKH; from the coding sequence ATGACCACGCGCACCGGCAGTACCGGCAGTACCGGCAGTACCGGCAGCACCGGCAGCACCGGCAGCACCGGCAGTACCGGCAGTACCGGCAGCACCGGCAGTACCGGCAGCACCAGCGGCACCGGTGTCAGCAGTGGGACCGGCGGCAGCGGCGGCACCCCAGGGGTCGACCGGGTCCGCCAGGTTCGCCAGGTCCGCCAGGTCCGCCAGGTCCGCCGGGTCCGCAGGGCCCGCCGGGCCGCACGCGCCGGCCAGTACGCGGCGCTCCTCGCCTATCTCGCCTTCCTCTGCTTCCCCTTCCTCTGGCTGGTCTCCACCGCCTTCAAGCCGCCCCGAGAGCTCGGCTCCCTCCATCCGACCTGGATACCCGAGGACCCGACCCTCGCCAACTTCCGCCAGGCGTTCGACGAACAGCCCTTGCTCCAGGCCGCCGCCAACAGCCTGCTCATCGCCGTGAGCGCGGCGGTCGTCGCGGTGGTCATCGCGACCCCGATGGCGTACGTCATGGCCCGCCACCGCACCCGGCTCGCGAAGGCCGCCACCGGCTGGGTCGTGGTCAGCCAGGCGTTCCCGTTCGTCCTGCTGATCATTCCGCTGTTCCTGATCCTGAAGAACCTCCATCTGATCAACACCCTCACCGGACTGGTCATGGTGTACGTCGTGTGGTCGCTGCCGTTCGCGCTCTGGATGTTGACCGGATACGTGAGGGCCGTGCCGGCCGAGCTGGAGGAGGCCGCCGCGGTCGACGGCGCGGGAAAGGCCCGTACGCTCGTCTCGGTCACCGCCCCGCTGCTCGCGCCCGGGATCGTCGCCACGGCGATGTTCGCGTTCATCACCGCGTGGAACGAGTTCTTCTTCGCGCTCGTGCTCCTCAAGACACCCGAGAAACAGACCCTTCCGGTCGTTCTCACCCACTTCATCGGTGCGGAGGGCGTCGCCGACCTCGGGCCGCTCGCCGCGGCGGCGTTCCTCGCGACGCTGCCCTCACTCGTGATCTTCGCGGTGATCCAGAAACGGATCACCGGCGGGATGCTGGCCGGGGCGGTGAAGCACTGA
- a CDS encoding ETX/MTX2 family pore-forming toxin, producing the protein MSPISRISRRKALALSATAGAAALSATALRAAAPASAATRRPAASAPRATAGQAPRSLQQITDAWGDWMARTRFPGSDGYRFTESTDYGRRGELNAYHQHQVAAKYTGIVYDASAPSPVPGEVTSVVTNYRNDTELEQNVSYRQSLTTERNLRISVTESLQIGVSMTVEATIPAVASIGETTSITTTLSSTQEFALNKSQSWSVDLPLRVPARSRVEATLVVGTQEYDIDWTATAALNGNVAIWFNNKVDLNHDGDMHWLWFVPIEWVLSDAHTQGLIDTTGYDIVGDGVNARARGTFSGGQGISVNVNTRQYPVSGQRGADSVSEQRIPLQPDGKQASRPAG; encoded by the coding sequence ATGTCCCCCATCTCCCGGATCTCCCGGCGCAAGGCCCTCGCGCTCAGCGCTACCGCCGGAGCGGCCGCCTTATCGGCGACGGCCCTCCGCGCCGCCGCGCCGGCCTCTGCCGCCACCCGCCGGCCGGCCGCCTCCGCACCCAGAGCGACGGCCGGTCAGGCTCCTCGTTCCCTCCAGCAGATCACCGACGCCTGGGGCGACTGGATGGCTCGGACCCGGTTCCCGGGTTCCGACGGCTACCGGTTCACGGAGTCCACGGATTACGGGCGGCGCGGCGAACTGAACGCCTACCACCAGCACCAGGTCGCCGCGAAGTACACCGGCATCGTGTACGACGCGAGCGCGCCCTCCCCCGTGCCCGGTGAAGTGACTTCCGTGGTGACCAACTACCGGAATGACACCGAGCTGGAGCAGAACGTCTCGTACCGGCAGAGCCTGACGACCGAGCGGAACCTGCGGATATCGGTGACCGAGTCGCTGCAGATCGGCGTCTCGATGACGGTTGAGGCGACCATTCCCGCCGTGGCCTCGATCGGCGAGACCACCTCGATCACGACGACCCTGTCGTCCACCCAGGAGTTCGCCCTCAACAAGTCCCAGAGCTGGTCGGTGGACCTGCCGCTGCGGGTCCCGGCCCGCTCGCGCGTGGAGGCGACACTGGTGGTGGGGACGCAGGAGTACGACATCGACTGGACCGCCACGGCCGCGCTGAACGGCAATGTCGCGATCTGGTTCAACAACAAGGTCGACCTCAACCACGACGGCGACATGCACTGGCTGTGGTTCGTGCCGATCGAGTGGGTGCTCAGCGACGCGCACACCCAGGGCCTGATCGACACCACCGGCTACGACATCGTCGGCGACGGTGTGAACGCCCGCGCCCGCGGCACCTTCTCGGGCGGTCAGGGCATCTCCGTCAATGTGAACACCAGGCAGTACCCGGTGAGCGGTCAGCGCGGCGCGGACTCCGTCTCCGAACAGCGCATCCCGCTCCAGCCGGACGGAAAGCAGGCGTCCCGGCCGGCCGGCTGA
- a CDS encoding DUF1697 domain-containing protein: MTRTSPYPYALLLRGVNVGGHRKVPMADLRALLAELGHGDVRTYLQSGNAVFTSAERDEEALASGIGRAVERHFGFTVDCIVRGGPYLRAVKDDCPFPAAELEGRQLHVTYFSERIDPVRLAPVDAAAFLPEEFRLGERALYLYAPDGLGRSKLAEALARPSLFKGIVATTRNWNTVAKLAELTAETPDA, encoded by the coding sequence ATGACGAGGACGTCCCCGTACCCGTATGCGCTGCTCCTGCGCGGTGTCAACGTCGGCGGCCACCGCAAGGTCCCGATGGCGGACCTCCGGGCGCTGCTGGCGGAGCTCGGCCACGGCGACGTCCGTACGTACCTCCAGAGCGGCAACGCCGTCTTCACGAGCGCGGAGCGGGACGAGGAGGCGCTCGCGTCCGGCATCGGGCGGGCCGTCGAGCGGCACTTCGGCTTCACCGTCGACTGCATCGTCCGCGGCGGCCCGTACCTGCGCGCCGTCAAGGACGACTGCCCCTTCCCGGCCGCCGAGCTGGAGGGCAGGCAACTGCACGTCACCTACTTCTCGGAGCGGATCGATCCCGTGCGGCTCGCCCCGGTCGACGCGGCGGCCTTCCTGCCGGAGGAGTTCCGGCTCGGCGAGCGCGCGCTGTACCTCTACGCTCCCGACGGGCTCGGCCGCTCCAAGCTCGCCGAGGCCCTCGCCCGGCCGAGCCTCTTCAAGGGGATCGTCGCCACGACCCGCAACTGGAACACCGTCGCCAAACTGGCCGAGCTGACCGCGGAGACGCCCGATGCCTGA
- a CDS encoding S8 family peptidase, producing the protein MATHKRASRIKLATAITAVAAAAGVTVLSTSFAGAAPAPAPAEGTVYGANAEGAVAGSYIVLLDEKANKPELAKEYGGKLQRSYDSALNGFSANGLTETEAKRLAADPAVAKVVQNKKFTINATQENPPSWGLDRIDQTDTAGDSKYTYPDAAGEGVTAYVIDTGVRVSHKDFEGRATHGFDAVDNDDSADDGNGHGTHVAGTIAGAAHGVAKKAKIVAVRVLDDSGSGTTEQVVAGIDWVTKNHQGPSVANMSLGGSADPALDEAVRKAIASGVTFGVAAGNESSDASQGSPARVEEAITVASSTKDDAQSDFSNFGSVVDIYAPGSDITSSWNDSDEGTKTISGTSMATPHVVGAAAVYLAAHQDATPEQVAKALTDGATPDKISNPSEGTPNKLLKVVE; encoded by the coding sequence ATGGCAACTCACAAGCGCGCGAGCAGGATCAAGCTCGCCACGGCGATAACCGCCGTGGCCGCCGCCGCAGGAGTGACCGTCCTCAGCACCTCGTTCGCCGGAGCCGCGCCCGCGCCCGCTCCCGCCGAGGGCACCGTCTACGGCGCGAACGCCGAAGGCGCCGTCGCCGGAAGCTACATCGTGCTGCTCGACGAGAAGGCGAACAAGCCCGAGCTGGCGAAGGAGTACGGCGGCAAGCTCCAGCGCAGCTACGACTCCGCCCTCAACGGCTTCTCCGCCAACGGACTCACGGAGACCGAGGCCAAGCGCCTCGCCGCCGACCCGGCCGTCGCCAAGGTCGTCCAGAACAAGAAGTTCACGATCAACGCCACCCAGGAGAACCCGCCGTCCTGGGGCCTCGACCGCATCGACCAGACCGACACCGCGGGCGACAGCAAGTACACCTACCCCGACGCGGCCGGCGAGGGCGTGACGGCGTACGTCATCGACACCGGAGTGCGCGTCTCCCACAAGGACTTCGAGGGCCGCGCCACCCACGGCTTCGACGCCGTCGACAACGACGACTCCGCCGACGACGGCAACGGCCACGGCACCCACGTGGCGGGCACCATCGCCGGCGCCGCGCACGGCGTCGCCAAGAAGGCGAAGATCGTCGCGGTCCGCGTCCTTGACGACAGCGGCTCCGGCACCACGGAGCAGGTCGTCGCCGGAATCGACTGGGTCACCAAGAACCACCAGGGCCCGTCCGTCGCCAACATGAGCCTCGGCGGCAGCGCCGACCCGGCGCTCGACGAGGCGGTCCGCAAGGCCATCGCCTCCGGCGTCACCTTCGGCGTCGCCGCGGGCAACGAGTCCAGCGACGCGAGCCAGGGCTCCCCGGCCCGCGTCGAGGAGGCCATCACCGTCGCCTCCTCCACCAAGGACGACGCCCAGTCGGACTTCTCCAACTTCGGCTCGGTCGTGGACATCTACGCCCCCGGCTCGGACATCACCTCCTCCTGGAACGACAGCGACGAGGGCACCAAGACCATCTCCGGTACCTCGATGGCGACCCCGCACGTCGTCGGCGCCGCCGCGGTCTACCTCGCCGCCCACCAGGACGCCACTCCGGAGCAGGTCGCCAAGGCCCTGACGGACGGCGCCACACCCGACAAGATCAGCAACCCGAGCGAGGGCACGCCCAACAAGCTCCTGAAGGTCGTCGAGTAG
- the mgt gene encoding macrolide-inactivating glycosyltransferase, with translation MTEPKRAHIAMFSIAAHGHVNPSLEVIRELVARGHRVSYAIPPAFAGKIAVTGAEPVLYTSTLPTDEDDPEAWGTELIDNIEPFLNDAIQALPQLAEAFAGDEPDLVLHDITSYPAPVLAHRWGVPAVSLSPNLVAWEGYEEEVAEPMTAELKASERGRAYYARFTEWLTGNGIDTHPDRFAGRPRRSIVLIPRALQPNADRVDESVYSFVGACQGERADQGEWVRPAGAEKVLLVSLGSAFTKQPDFYRECVKAFGDLPGWHVVLQIGKFVDAADIGPVPANVEVHNWVPQLAILKQADAFITHAGAGGSQEGLATATPMVAVPQAVDQFGNADMLASLGVARHVPMEEATAETLREAVLALAGDPEVARRLDAIRSSMAGEGGTRRAADLIEAELPAARH, from the coding sequence ATGACCGAACCGAAGCGTGCCCACATCGCCATGTTCTCCATCGCCGCCCACGGGCACGTGAACCCGAGCCTGGAAGTCATCCGGGAGCTCGTCGCCCGTGGTCACCGTGTCAGCTACGCGATCCCGCCGGCCTTCGCCGGGAAGATCGCCGTCACCGGCGCCGAGCCGGTGCTCTACACCTCCACGCTCCCGACCGACGAGGACGACCCGGAAGCCTGGGGCACGGAGCTCATCGACAACATCGAGCCATTCCTGAACGATGCGATCCAGGCGCTGCCGCAGCTGGCCGAGGCGTTCGCCGGGGACGAGCCGGACCTCGTCCTGCACGACATCACGTCGTACCCGGCTCCCGTGCTCGCCCACCGCTGGGGCGTGCCCGCCGTCTCGCTCTCACCCAACCTCGTCGCCTGGGAGGGCTACGAGGAGGAGGTCGCCGAGCCGATGACCGCCGAGCTCAAGGCGTCCGAGCGGGGCAGGGCCTACTACGCCCGCTTCACGGAATGGCTCACCGGGAACGGGATCGACACCCACCCCGACCGGTTCGCCGGCCGGCCGCGCCGGTCCATCGTGCTGATCCCCCGGGCCCTCCAGCCGAACGCCGACCGCGTCGACGAGTCGGTGTACTCCTTCGTCGGCGCCTGCCAGGGCGAGCGCGCGGACCAGGGGGAGTGGGTGCGCCCGGCGGGCGCCGAAAAGGTGCTGCTCGTATCGCTGGGATCGGCTTTCACCAAGCAGCCGGACTTCTACCGGGAATGCGTGAAGGCATTCGGTGATCTGCCCGGATGGCATGTGGTGCTGCAGATCGGCAAGTTCGTGGACGCGGCCGACATCGGTCCCGTTCCCGCGAACGTCGAAGTCCACAACTGGGTGCCGCAACTGGCGATCCTGAAGCAGGCGGACGCCTTCATCACCCATGCGGGTGCCGGCGGCAGCCAGGAGGGCCTCGCCACCGCCACGCCGATGGTCGCGGTCCCGCAGGCCGTCGACCAGTTCGGCAACGCCGACATGCTCGCGTCGCTCGGCGTGGCCCGGCACGTCCCGATGGAGGAGGCCACCGCGGAGACGCTGCGCGAGGCCGTGCTCGCCCTGGCCGGTGACCCCGAAGTGGCCCGCCGCCTGGACGCGATCAGGAGCTCCATGGCGGGCGAGGGCGGCACTCGGCGCGCGGCGGACCTGATCGAGGCCGAACTTCCCGCCGCGCGCCACTGA